The following are encoded together in the Zingiber officinale cultivar Zhangliang chromosome 8A, Zo_v1.1, whole genome shotgun sequence genome:
- the LOC122010301 gene encoding F-box/kelch-repeat protein SKIP11-like encodes MPESTSEQEFKKRVVDAELQGEEEQECQMKRKKLLQHHATSNTKEAKQHLDTEYLDPTNYFDQLPLDLVISCLVNLPPSNYGTVARINCAFRSIIQSGEVYRLRPQQGNNWIFFSCNALEWEAYDPDKGNWLSVPKMPSSPTDTFRFSDKESLAVGTELLVFGKEWNSYTVLKYSILTNSWSPGVLMNSARCLFGSASLGGKAIVAGGTNGNSVLCSAELYDSETQTWETLPAMNKARKMCSGVFMNGKFYVIGGITNNNKVLTCGEEYDLKHHSWRLIPNMSVGLNGANGAPPLVAVVNDELYAVHYANKEVMKYNMEIDTWSTLGKFPERFVSMNGWGLAFRACGDRLIVIVGQQGTHPGAVELNSWIPTGGPPQWNTIATNHSGKFVYNCAIMNS; translated from the coding sequence ATGCCTGAAAGCACCTCAGAGCAAGAATTCAAGAAACGAGTAGTAGATGCGGAATTGCAGGGAGAAGAAGAGCAAGAGTGTCaaatgaaaaggaagaagttgCTTCAGCATCATGCCACCAGTAATACCAAAGAAGCAAAGCAGCATCTTGATACTGAGTACCTGGATCCGACAAACTATTTTGATCAGCTCCCCTTGGATTTAGTAATTAGTTGTTTGGTGAACCTTCCACCATCTAATTATGGCACAGTCGCACGCATCAACTGTGCTTTCCGATCAATTATTCAGAGTGGGGAGGTCTATAGGCTTCGTCCACAGCAGGGAAACAACTGGATTTTTTTCTCATGCAATGCCCTGGAATGGGAAGCATATGATCCCGATAAAGGAAATTGGTTAAGTGTGCCTAAAATGCCTTCAAGCCCTACAGACACCTTTAGATTCTCGGATAAAGAGTCGCTTGCTGTGGGCACTGAGCTACTTGTGTTTGGTAAGGAGTGGAACTCCTACACTGTGCTCAAGTATAGCATTTTGACCAACTCATGGTCTCCCGGAGTCCTAATGAATTCAGCTAGGTGTTTGTTTGGATCTGCTAGTCTTGGAGGGAAAGCTATTGTAGCCGGTGGTACCAATGGCAATTCAGTTTTGTGCTCTGCAGAGCTCTATGACTCTGAGACTCAGACATGGGAAACCTTGCCTGCAATGAATAAAGCGAGGAAGATGTGTTCAGGTGTATTCATGAATGGAAAGTTTTATGTCATTGGTGGAATAACCAACAATAACAAAGTCTTGACATGTGGAGAAGAATATGATTTGAAGCATCATTCTTGGCGCTTAATTCCTAACATGTCTGTTGGTCTTAATGGTGCAAATGGTGCGCCCCCACTCGTAGCTGTGGTGAACGATGAGCTTTATGCTGTTCATTATGCCAATAAGGAGGTAATGAAGTACAACATGGAGATAGATACATGGTCAACATTGGGAAAGTTCCCGGAAAGGTTTGTTTCAATGAATGGTTGGGGCCTTGCATTCAGAGCATGTGGCGATCGGCTCATTGTTATTGTTGGGCAGCAAGGAACTCACCCAGGAGCAGTTGAGCTAAATTCTTGGATTCCGACTGGGGGTCCACCTCAATGGAACACTATTGCTACCAATCATTCAGGAAAGTTTGTTTATAACTGTGCCATCATGAACTCCTGA
- the LOC122010303 gene encoding HVA22-like protein a has translation MGSGALLSFVARNFDVLAAPFVTLVYPLYASVRAIESASPVDDQQWLTYWVLYSLLTLFELTFSQVIGWIPFWSYAKLIFNCWLVLPYFNGAAFIYDNYVRPVVLNQQGVLWSAPSGSSSFSKPDNLLLAAEKFIEENGTKAFEEIISKAGGVSKSKKSKKRVTFYNEGNARKESKLQES, from the exons ATGGGTTCTGGAGCCTTGCTGAGTTTCGTCGCCAGGAATTTTGATGTTCTCGCTGC GCCTTTCGTGACTCTTGTCTATCCTTT GTATGCTTCTGTGAGGGCAATAGAATCTGCATCTCCAGTAGACGATCAACAGTGGCTCACTTATTGGGTGTTATATTCTCTACTTACATTGTTtgagctgacattttcacaagtCATTGGATG GATCCCGTTTTGGTCTTATGCAAAGTTGATATTCAACTGCTGGCTGGTTTTGCCATACTTCAATGGTGCTGCATTTATTTATGACAATTATGTGAGACCAGTGGTCTTGAATCAACAGGGAGTATTGTGGTCTGCCCCTTCAGGAAGCAGCAGCTTCAGTAAGCCAGATAATCTACTATTAGCTGCAGAGAAATTTATCGAAGAAAATGGAACAAAAGCATTCGAGGAAATTATTAGCAAG GCTGGAGGTGTGTCAAAGTCTAAGAAGAGCAAAAAACGTGTAACATTTTACAATGAGGGGAATGCCAGAAAGGAGTCGAAGTTACAGGAAAGTTGA